The DNA region CTTTTATATCGAACagattaccaaaaatgcaaattcTGTTCTCTTGGCAGCTCAAAGACAGCTTCCATGGGACTTACCGGCATCAATATTTGacttgcccccccccttttttttttttaataaaatcaaatttGAAATATGCACTCTCAAAGGTTTTTGTGGGAAGAGGGCAGACTGACTGCATCAAATTTAAAGATTTGTGTAGCCAGAAGGGAACACTCAACCTAGTATAAAATGAGCAGCATGCACTACCTACCCTTGTCTCAACCTAGGtctattttcttcattcttccattgCTTAGTATCAAACATGTTTGAAGAACAACATTAAGTAAgcctcatttctcagttttgctAGTATAAGCAGACAACCTTACTAAGAACAGTTGGGTCTCTCGTATGCCATCTTTGTTAACTTCATCATCGATTTATGAaaagtttgtggttctgatggcTTTTCAAatctaaaattttcaaaactaaggTCTTTTCTGACATGATTTACATTGATGATTCAGTTAACTGTGAATACCTGTATCTTTAGTTTAGAACACTAGCTCATATTTAGCCTGGAAACGGCGATGAAGTCTGGCATGAAGGCCTTCTCCAGGAAAGTGGGCTATTTTACCTTCAGTACGCACTCTCTAAGAAACTGCCAGCTTCCCCAAATCCTTTATTAGTAAATTTGCTTAATTTGTtacttttcagggtttttttgagaTCTGTTGTTAACTGGTGCTCTCACTTCTTTTTGTTCTGGAAGCTGTGAACTTACATTTTTGTCAGGACCAGTATATAGTTAGTAAGAATGAATATATGCTGTACTTGCAGAATGTGTGCAAGAATGTTTGTGCATAGTACTGGACAGCTACAGCCTATAGAATCTCTGAAGAAAAATGGTCTTGTGCAGGTTCAGCTAGTCCAATCATCAATACTAAATTATTGAGATATGAAAAGTAGCTGGAGCAGATAGTTGATCTTGCACAACAGCAATGCCACTGGTAAGACTGAGAAAGTATGACACTGCTGGTAAGCCTAAGAAAGAGCAATGGTGTTGGAGGTCAAAAGACGGTAAGAGAAAGACTACAGACTATATAATCCGTAAAAAGAGAGGCATTTGTGGATATTCTTTGTGTGAACATCCAAGGAACATCCtgtccaggcactggacagaagCCTAGGTCCAAACCCAAATGATGTGGCTAGCCACCAAGCAGCAGCGTGGATACCTGAAAGTAAACAGCAGACACAAAGAGACAACGTGTGAAGAGTGTATGTTTTTGTGCTTGCAAGTACTTGTTACTGTTTAATAAATATAGCCAACTTCTAAGGATGCGAGGTTTATGTATTTTTGGACACTTTAAATTCTCATTGCTGCTAACCATGGCTCAAGAAGTTAATATGTGGAGGCTGAGAGTTTGACTTGTTTCATTTATAGCACATTTCAGtggaatttgtatttcttttaatataatgAAGTGAGCCTATATTAACTGTGGTACAACATTCACAGCATCTCTTGGGGCTTTTTTTCTTGGAGGAGGAGGGCTGTCAGCTAAACCAAAAGCAGTCTAAAAGCTCTATTCTCGTTAATTGTGTTAAAGGTAGATGAAGGTGCTGGACATTCAATTTACTATTAATCACCTATTGTAGGGTATGAGCACAAAACTGCTGAGTAAAATTAGAAACAATCTTGACTTAAATCTTTGTCCTTCTtaaaggggaggaagggaatTGTATTCAAACTTCAAAGATGCCAATATTTCAAGAGACTGCAATTCTTGCAAAAATGGGACTAAAGAGCAAAAAGAAGGACCAAGGTCAGAGCCTTTTAAATCCAAGGTAAAAATCATACCCAGTGACAGGACTTTTTCAAAGAAGAATAACTAAAAATTCAAAGAATCTTCATACTCCCAATTACTTTGAAGTAGATTAACAGAAGCACTGTCAGTCTTTTACAACATAACTGTGTAGCTGCTTGTTTTGATTCACAACCTACATGAGGAAATCCACATATGGGCTTTTGTAAGTGTTATTTTTAGGTATGCTTAACAGGGACCTGTTTAGTTTTTCAATAGAAATGTGGATCATAATTCTATCACTTAAAATAGAATAGACCTGTCTCACACTTCTATGAGAGAGAGATGAGGCTTCTCCTTTATCCAGCAGTCACCAGAGTACTCATCCAAGATGCTTAGAATTGCCTCCTTTGCATAACTTTTGAACCTGCATTTGCCATGTCTCAATTGCTACTCTTATTACCTGGCTATAAGGTATACAAATCATTAAAGAAGCCTCTCCAACTTTTCACGTAAAGCAGATGGtgaagaaaagggaaagcagTATTTTGAAGAAGAGTGATGTAATTAAAGTGAAAATTAATTTGCAAAAGCTATCAGATCTTAAACAAATAATACATATAGAAACACATTATACAATTTAGGTAACAATAtttacgttaaaaaaaaaatccatatgccTCTGGAAGTGAGCATCAATTTGCTAACCTTATTTGTGCTATAAAATTTCAAGAGTTTTAAGCCTTGTTTGCAAGCACCCTATATAGTCACTTACCATTCTGACTTGTCTTTTTCTGTTCACCGAAagactgttacaagctgaaacaTAAATATAAGTGTTTTACAATTTTGTAAAAGCCTATTCCATGTCTTTAACATTAGTCCCAGGTGAAGTGTGTCACAAAATTCGGAGTCaaaattaaaagatttaaatTTACTGTTTGTTAATACACTTTAGCTAAAGTCTCATAAAAGACATGAGTAATTGTCCCATTTGATATTTAACAAAGTAAATCAAATTTCTCCAATACCACAAATTTAGGTTTTCACACAGATTAAAAGAGGTGTGTACCTAACACAAAACAGATCCTAAAAGACCTCTAATTTATGGccagaaaaaggaaagcagattATTCAGAATGCAGTCTTTTTGCACTGAATTTTGAGGCCCAAATTATTCCCAAACAGTATTAAGCATCCTCTCCtaaacagctgcaaaaaaaaggcattttggaAGACTGGTCCCTAAGTTACTCAAAGTCAATacaaaatttcttttgaaatagatACTGTGTTGATAAAATTGTTTTACCTGATACCtcatagaaaaaaatgcaaaataatcagGACAAAATTGTCTTCACTCTAAGTATGCTACCTAACTGTATGTAGAAAATGAAACTGTCACTTTTCCACAGTTTATAATCTAAGTTATAAAAAAAAGCTTAGGTTAGTTTATAACCTAAACTTTAAAAACATGAGTTTTCTTAAGAAGAAATGTGCGATGACACTACTATCATATTACCATCATTACTGAGTACATACCATATTCCTTTATCTTTTTCCTATTGCAAAGATACGAAACCAAACTATTTacaaaaactgtttcttttctctgcccCTTCAGCAAAGTGAAATGTAGCACCAATTGGAACTGATACATGATTTTACCtctcttcagttttctcttcctAATTTTTGCAGGTACTCCAAGCATTACTTTCAAATTTGCCTGTGCTTCAGCTACTCCAGTTTGCATTTCTGACACAGCCAGCTATACTTCTAATAATGGACACATCTAACTTTGAGATAGCTCATCTATGCTACACACAGTAGTGAACAGTAATTCCAATTTAGAAGTGGTATTCCATACTAACATTGTGTATAAGTTACAGATAAAAAAcataaattgaaaaaaatcacaaagtgcaatttttttttagcaaGGGAAGTAAAACTCTTTGGTGAGCATAGAAACAATGCATGGAATCTGTTTCTTTGCATTAAAATCCTGCCGAGTTGAGGAGGATTCATATTCTGCCACTGTGCGATTTACTCGAGTTAAAATCTGCATGAGTTCAAGTTTCCTTGCATGTTCCCTCAGCATTCTACATAGTGACTGAATAAACCAGGAGCCTTCAGCTGCATTTCTCCAGGAGTAATAGCCTATGAAAGAGAGACGTATTAAATCGATCAGATGTAGCATCTTCCGACACAAGACAGGATAGGAATTAGAGGAACAATGCATTGTTTCCAATAGCAAttagggtttggttttttttttcatttattttaaaaacatatccaGAAACCACTAACCCAAAGTTTAGATTTGATGACCTCTTCAAATTCTAACAGAAAAGACTTTTCTAATCCTCACGTCTTTTCTAATTCAAGAAAACTAAGTAGATGAAGaatcaaaggaaggaaaaatatgtCTCGCTGCAACAGTCTTAGCCATTAGTCATTCACCATTTCATTATGGATCCATATAAAAGGAGAGATGATAGTACAGACAGAGCCAATATACAAAATGGATTTCAGTGTCACTATCTTCAGGCTTACATGCATGAATTAAAGACTGGAGCCCATTTCTGCTGATTGAAAATTTAATGGGCATAGCAAGGGCTCTCCCACTACTAATTTTGCTTAACGGTGCAATGAAGATATAGGTGTCACCCAAATAAAATGCTGGTATTTATCACCAGTTCTGTATGTACAATTTTAGATATCTGATTGTCCTGTTCTCTCAAAAGCAGCCTACTAATACTACCTTTTGTTTCTTGCCATAAATTATTTGCACAACCCAGATTAATACAGATTGACGTTATAGCTAAACTCAGGTATGTGACTACAGATGAACATTTGAGGTTTTGCTAGTGAGAAAgacttttttaatattatatatatatattttatattatctcTATATATAATATAGAGATATTTGGTAGAAACCGAGAGTAGCAACTATctcaaaaagaaatcaaatcagggaaaaaaaaagactgaggaaTGAAAACTCATATTTCCCTGAAAGAGAACAAATGAAGTAATCAGCCACTAAAGAGTCCTCAATGATCAGAGACAACTGCAAATTGTCATTTACAGTATCAGTACCAGCTGATATCTATAAATAATTTCAGCaacaaacattttctttgcaaGTCTCTCACCTGGAGCAGTAGAATATGCATATAGGAAGTCTGCTTCTACAGGTATTTTTTGACACATTGGTTCATCTGATCCACTGTCTGTCTCAATACCAGAATCGAATTCTGTCCCTCTACAAGCCTATTTGGTAAgaagaatggaaaacaaaaacaagtgaGAAATAAAGGCAGCAATAGTCATTAGAATACcgattttttcagttttaaagttGATTATTTCCCAATTAAAAACCTACAAAAATAATAAGAATTCATACATACATTTTCATTAGTTAGACTGAGAAGTAACTAGCATTTATTTAAATTAACTACCCAGTTTGATTAAAATAGTTATTAATTCAAAGGTATATTCAGAAACTCATTAAAATATTGGCTAGTGTTTAGAAAGATTTTGCAGTACCTTAATTCTATGGATTAAGTAGCCTGAGCTATTGCAAATACTGCCTAAGCAGGCCAGACTGTGCCACTTCTAGTCCTGAAGAGAATCTTATTCTGAAACTAATTCCATTTGAATCAAGTTTAGGAAAAATTAACTATTGGTTTTGCATCGATAATTAATGGGAAACATGAATTTTTGAAGTATTCAGATGATTTGAAGATCATTGTCCAGTTGTACATCACCTGAATGAAGAAGAGTTTGGGTTTTCCTGCCAAACTCCTGCACCTGTCACCTCTGAAAAGGCTTGTTAGTGCTTTCAATTCAAGAGGACCATCTGTACCATAGATGAGTCCTTCTTCACCATGGCTTAGCAATACACAAACGAAACTGCTTCGCTTGCTGTGATCTTCTTCAGAAGCTTGAAAGAAAAGAGAGTTATCTTAACTTCTTGCATTCCCCCAAAATCTCCAAACATTTGATACTCCCAATGTGACAGAACTCCTTGATTTCATAACAACTATTCCCAAATTTGGAAATCCAGAATCAGTTTTCACTTCTGAGTAAAAGGAGCCAGCCTACTTTACTTCAGCAGGTTGGACACAGAAATCCCCAAATTAAAGGCCAACCCTACCCATTGTAACATGGCCACAGAACTAGGCCACAAACATTGTAAGGAGACAAAGTCGGTTGGCTGTAATGATTTTGCACAGCGTCTCAAAGTCCGAATGGTACTCCTTGCTCTCACAACCATGATCAACAGTCTCCAGATGTGGGAACGGACCAACAGGGAGTTCTGCACTTTGGGAAAGGATAGGAAAGTCCTACCTTTCTTTTTAGTGTGAGAGATGTTTCAACTGCTTGGATTACATGGGAACTGAATGTAGCATGAATGCGGTTACTGCTGCAGGGACCTAAGTATTAACATTACCTCTCTCTCTCACCCTGCAGCAAGGTGTAACAAGATTTTTCATGACTCTGGGTTTTCTGCCTAAAGACCCCtaagctttgggtttttttccttttaatctggGGTGCGCAAAGAGCATAGAACAGATGCTCTATGGCCTCTTTTGTTGCCTAGGCTTGTGGGGACTGTACTTGAGGACTGAGATGTTTCTTTTCAATATACAAAGAGAAACACACAAGGCATTCGATCTAAAAGAAGGGATCCAAAAGGAATTCTGAGTGGGAACCTTAAGATGTAAAAGTTTCTAGAAGAAACAGGTAACATTTCTGAAAGCTGAAGTCTTTTGTTTTAAGAGCTAtccaaaatactgaatttctatTTTGGAAACACTGAACTATTTTGATTTTCCTCAAGTGAGGCACATGCAGGCATTTCTATAATCCATGGACAAACACTGCATCCAGAAAAGTCAGGAAACAGCACAAACAGCTTCCGCAAGTCCTTTAAGGGACAGAAGTAAGCAGATTTACCTGTCTGTTTTTTGTGAATCTCTAGTTAGGCTGCAGTTTGCAGTTACATCGTCCATTTGGAAGCTTTATACCACAAGCAAGACTGGATTCAGGGAATGTCACTTCCTACTTTCAGCTACTCTCAACAGACAGGCTGCAACTATACTGTGCCCAGGAGAGCATTCTCTGACATAAATATTAACTGGCAATAAGAACCTGCCTTTATGTTAgtaaatactaaaaaataaataaaataataataataaaataaaaaacaacaaacacacTGCATGAAAACTGGCTATTGGGAATAGTCCCTGGAACACTTTTACCACTCAGCTTTGCCCACAAACAGtctgggagagtgctagtcggcaTGTGCCACAATCACATCCGAGAATGTTCCAACAATTAACTAGAACAGACTAGGTGTTCCAAGGCAACAGATTATCTCCAGGTACCATTAAATTTACTGGTCTAGGTGCCCAAACAAAGCAAGACTAACCCAAACAGTAGTATAAAGCTGTCACTTGAAAgaagggtgtttttttcccccacaagtcaaacaaaacaaaggttattttatttctctccaagaGTAATTCAGGCCCTGCACTTGCTGTTCTGGTCACTTAATCAGAATACCTCTTGGGCCACACCACTAAGCACAGAATGCAGAAACCCCTCTCTACCCAATTAGACAAGTTTCTTTCTAACTCGCAGAGCTTCAGTGGTCCAAGGGTCAAAAAAGTCAGTCAGCGTATATTCaagtttcagccttttttttttccagccgtCTTTAAAGATGACTGTTTCCTCAGTATCCTTTTCCAAGTGGCACAAAAGATAGACAGACAATGATGAATAAATACAGAAACTACGATGTACATATGATCCTTAGCAACAAACCACTGGGAGTTATTTAGGTGTGAAAAATCATGGAAGACAAACATGGAAGAGAAGATCTGCAGGCAAGCAGTGTATTTAGAAATAATGGTGCATTTAATACACATACTGATCGTCTTATTACTTACTGTTTTTCAGTAATTTAAAGATGTCCCTACATGAAAGATCATTGTTAAGCTTGATTTTATATCCCAATTTCACAAAAACTTCTCTGACACTTGCAGCATCTGCATCTGTACCTGAACGAGGTAACATTCCTATACATAaaagaaatgtattattttgATATGATATAGACAGCATAGTCTGTCCGAGGCAAATGCTTTCTTACTTATATCTGTATCAGCCTGGAATATTATGCACACCATACCCCTCTCTCTGTACCTATTTTGGAGATTTATTACTTATTTGTATATCTACCTATCTAAataaacagagagaaaaggattTCATTTACAAACTATAAATTATGACTAAAAGGTAAGACAGAATTGCACTGTAgatcagtttttctccccattactACTATACCCTAACACATGCCCTCTATGCATATTTGGAAAAACACACTGAAATAAATTACACTTATTTAAACAGCTTAATTTTAGACTACTGTCAAAATTAGACTGTGTATTTAATTTTGAAGAATAATGTGCACAACTAATTTATCTAAACTaaagaaaacacttaaaaatttgAATGAGATACCAGTCTCTCGGTGGAAGTTCTTGTTGTTTATTATTACACATTCTCCCATCTCTGGATAGTCCATTCTGTAACTGTAGTCTGGCAGCATTCCAGAGTCCATGGACTTGCTAACAGGCAGGCTCTTTCtgtatagaaaggaaaaaaggttaTTTCAACAAAACCAATGAAAATGATGAGGTTTGCTACTTGTTCCGTAGAAACTATGTCTATGAAATCAGTGGATAGATCTGATCTAAGACTAATGGAGCACTGCGCTGGCACAGAGGCACTGAAATAACCAATAAGACTGCTTTGTATAGTAATGCTCCCAAACGTATGTTTCAAGTTCTGTAAGATGTACACATATGCAAATAAGAAACAACTTCACAGAAAGGCATTTGTATTTGTAGTAATCTTCTGTGCAACCTGTAACAAACTTAAATTTTAAAGAATTGAGGAAGAATTGTGTTTGAAATGATAATGCCTCTGCACAGGGGAATATAAATATTAATCTAAGGAAACCAGTGATTATACCAACAAGAAGTCAGGTCTTTTACTATTATCTTTTGATAGCCATGTacttggaggcaagattaggtgTAAGAATGTAAATCTACAGCTGAATTTTAACCAAAAGCCATGTTACCACTGAGTTTTCACAGGTGAACGTTCAAAAGCTAGGAAATGACAAAAACTCTATATGCAGCTGTAATTCTGCCTCCATGTGCATACTAGCTACAACAGCACTCATGATTTTAAGGCTCCTTTAAATTTTACCCGGTCAATACATGCTGAAGTTGGTATGGCTTTTCTCACTTTAAGCACCTGGTAAGTGGCTACGAGATTGGGACCCACAGTATCATATTACactctataattaaaaaaaaaagtttgtaatgCCCTTAAATcggtttttcattaaaataataaagaaaattatttcagaaacaaaacaactTCCCAGGGAGGGTATAATTTGATGACAGAGGTATGCCAGTCTACCAACTAGTGGTCACCAGAAAGAACAgtcctgctcttcctccctttcGCAGCTGAAGGCTGCCCTGCCCCTAGTGCTTTGGCACATCTAACATTACATTAGTGATTCTGCACATCTAACTCTACAGTAGGTCAGTTTAAGCAGCTGAACTGGCTGCCATGGATTCAGGTGAGCTCCAGTAGCAGCTCAAGGAAGGGTGTGCACATTTAGCccaagatgagaaagagatttctcTTTTCAAGAGGAATTAATGACTTGATAATTCCGTTAAGGCTGATCTAACTTCACCTtaagtgttttgcttttcaataCCTTGTATGTACATACGCCCAATTTTATCAGAGATTGTATACAGTCAAAGCCAGTAAACTAACTTTAATTGTTGTTTATGCTTATTATAATTTACCACaactggaaattatttttaaacatttctccTATGACTCTCACCTTCCGCAGTAGTACAAGGTTTCTCAAGACATTGCACTCAAGACTTAAACCTGAAAATACTTCACTTACCCTTTGGAACCAGGAAAAGATTTTGCATCTGCCAGATCTTCCCCCAACTGTCGTCCATCTCTTACATCTGTCATTGTGGCTCTTAATTATCCACTTAAAAACATAAGTAAATAGAAATGTAAGACAGTTCACTTTCATACATATTGCTTAATTTTTGTTAGGTTTCCTTAACTATAGAGAAAATATGAATAGAGACATTCACACAGAGTAACTTTAGCCTAGGAATATGAGTATTGGTAGACAAAGTTAGCATTTCTGAGTAATCCCTAGGTAACTTATATTGGAAAGAAGAAATCgaatatttttctaaattattgtattttaaagtgtaataactctgaaaaaaaaaatctgcaaaccgCTGGTAGCAAATGATTGAAAATGCCTACAAAAAAGCAGGATGAGAGACACAAAGAAACTGACAGCaatctttaaaatattataatCTCCATACATGCATTAATAGCTTTCTTAAAATTATGAACAGTGTCATACTTGGCTCTTTCCATCTCAATGAGATGGAAATTCTCTTCTCAGAGAAACTGAGATCCAAAAACAAGCAATGTAAATTATATGATGTGTGCAAAGATTAACATACAAGATTAGATACTAAGGCAAAGAATTTTGTGAAATAAGTCATTTTTCTGCATGCCATTTCACAAAAAACATCACTGCATCCAATTGCAACTGGGGTAGATGGAAATAAATGCAGTAAAAATAACATAGAAACCC from Apteryx mantelli isolate bAptMan1 chromosome 5, bAptMan1.hap1, whole genome shotgun sequence includes:
- the CASP3 gene encoding caspase-3 isoform X4, with the protein product MTDVRDGRQLGEDLADAKSFPGSKGKSLPVSKSMDSGMLPDYSYRMDYPEMGECVIINNKNFHRETGMLPRSGTDADAASVREVFVKLGYKIKLNNDLSCRDIFKLLKNTSEEDHSKRSSFVCVLLSHGEEGLIYGTDGPLELKALTSLFRGDRCRSLAGKPKLFFIQACRGTEFDSGIETDSGSDEPMCQKIPVEADFLYAYSTAPACNSLSVNRKRQVRMVSTLLLGG
- the CASP3 gene encoding caspase-3 isoform X2; translation: MTDVRDGRQLGEDLADAKSFPGSKGKSLPVSKSMDSGMLPDYSYRMDYPEMGECVIINNKNFHRETGMLPRSGTDADAASVREVFVKLGYKIKLNNDLSCRDIFKLLKNTSEEDHSKRSSFVCVLLSHGEEGLIYGTDGPLELKALTSLFRGDRCRSLAGKPKLFFIQACRGTEFDSGIETDSGSDEPMCQKIPVEADFLYAYSTAPACNSLSVNRKRQVRMVSDYIGCLQTRLKTLEIL
- the CASP3 gene encoding caspase-3 isoform X3, encoding MTDVRDGRQLGEDLADAKSFPGSKGKSLPVSKSMDSGMLPDYSYRMDYPEMGECVIINNKNFHRETGMLPRSGTDADAASVREVFVKLGYKIKLNNDLSCRDIFKLLKNTSEEDHSKRSSFVCVLLSHGEEGLIYGTDGPLELKALTSLFRGDRCRSLAGKPKLFFIQACRGTEFDSGIETDSGSDEPMCQKIPVEADFLYAYSTAPACNSLSVNRKRQVRMLLKKMIRNSTQ
- the CASP3 gene encoding caspase-3 isoform X1, which encodes MTDVRDGRQLGEDLADAKSFPGSKGKSLPVSKSMDSGMLPDYSYRMDYPEMGECVIINNKNFHRETGMLPRSGTDADAASVREVFVKLGYKIKLNNDLSCRDIFKLLKNTSEEDHSKRSSFVCVLLSHGEEGLIYGTDGPLELKALTSLFRGDRCRSLAGKPKLFFIQACRGTEFDSGIETDSGSDEPMCQKIPVEADFLYAYSTAPGYYSWRNAAEGSWFIQSLCRMLREHARKLELMQILTRVNRTVAEYESSSTRQDFNAKKQIPCIVSMLTKEFYFPC